A genomic stretch from Xiphophorus maculatus strain JP 163 A chromosome 16, X_maculatus-5.0-male, whole genome shotgun sequence includes:
- the rab5c gene encoding ras-related protein Rab-5C: protein MAGRGGPARTNGTAASNKICQFKLVLLGESAVGKSSLVLRFVKGQFHEYQESTIGAAFLTQTVCLDDTTVKFEIWDTAGQERYHSLAPMYYRGAQAAIVVFDITNTDTFTRAKNWVKELQRQASPNIVIALAGNKADLASKRAVDFQEAQAYADDNSLLFMETSAKTAMNVNEIFMAIAKKLPKNEPQGGAGPGGRARGGVDLQETAPQGRSGQCCGGGN from the exons ATGGCAGGGCGAGGTGGACCAGCACGGACCAACGGCACCGCTGCTAGCAACAAGATCTGTCAGTTCAAACTAGTGCTACTGGGAGAATCTGCAGTAGGAAAGTCCAGCCTGGTGCTGCGCTTCGTCAAGGGCCAGTTTCATGAGTATCAAGAGAGCACCATCGGAG CTGCCTTCCTCACGCAGACAGTATGTTTGGATGATACAACAGTCAAGTTTGAGATCTGGGACACTGCAGGACAGGAACGGTATCACAGCTTGGCCCCTATGTACTACAGAGGAGCCCAGGCTGCCATTGTGGTCTTTGACATCACCAACACA GATACATTTACACGTGCAAAGAACTGGGTGAAGGAGCTGCAGCGACAAGCCAGCCCCAACATCGTTATTGCGCTGGCAGGAAACAAAGCCGACCTGGCCAGCAAGAGAGCCGTAGATTTCCAG GAAGCACAAGCATATGCAGATGACAACAGTTTGCTCTTTATGGAAACTTCAGCCAAGACCGCAATGAATGTTAATGAGATTTTTATGGCTATAG CCAAGAAACTTCCGAAGAACGAGCCTCAGGGCGGAGCGGGACCGGGCGGACGGGCCAGAGGTGGCGTGGACCTGCAGGAAACTGCTCCACAGGGCAGAAGCGGCCAGTGCTGTGGAGGTGGAAACTAA